In the Spirochaeta lutea genome, one interval contains:
- a CDS encoding insulinase family protein has product MRITLEKKGTYMLEAGQNIHGFTITRLVDLPEYRSTGVVARHDATGCEVFHTVNDDTENLFAFLFKTVPENSNGVAHILEHTVLCGSRDFPVKDPFLLMMKGSMQTFLNAFTFPDKTVYPASSTVKQDLFNLMEVYGDAVFFPLLKEQLFNQEGHRLQIDESGRLVRTGIVYNEMKGNYSTHDSVAGEWCYRGLFPDTPYAYDSGGDPKEIPNLTYEDFLAFHGKYYHPSNTLVYLYGNTPTEEYLEFLDRRFLSRFEAQEPVAPLVLQPRWTQPRRLAVSYPAGEGDSQDDSCSITLNWLLFPVEDSLRLLSWEVLTEVLMGSAASPLQKLVSQSSLGDDLSPTSGFESELRETVFSVGIQGTGADKAEQVETLFLDELRRIVRDGLNTDLVEGILRKFEFRSREIKGGGPFGLRLLRKLSRAWLHGAEAEHSLLFERHMTELRNLIDGGTRYLETLIQEDLLDNPHRTTVTVYPDAQQNEREAREEAEDLASLEAGLSEAEKESFRAAVQKAQVELEAFQSQADSPEDMAKIPFLSVTDIPREVESIPGKQSELRPIFGGLSSESQGQRGGADGAQANGGGATDVPPQGGVNPRTVPRPGAGIPDQPAKPTSPAAPSRPASPASPARSAESPRSAEPTRSAESPRSAESPRSAESPRTQGGDGLTPGGPAAGGSGAAPARVWYHDLYTNGITYLDIAFDLSRLTPREQLLVPLFAAFVPSAGLPGMGYEEVSRQLAMVSGGFSAYPEVNAGVDLLAGAKGDRSRAGSARIHSHLFFRLKALDSTAAQALGWVQSLVTQADFTDLDHLAEVFFEMRNDMKSSILPGGSSYASLRAEAGLHPVQDTEERLRGLTQYLFLEELAEPIAAQRREREARGSTPEGQPALWELAQALSALRRKIISPQGVKLNITAQAGQVRALDATLARWLGELPALVARASGYPEGESSPGNPAVGPASVTAAAEAALKAMELPEPLQRTEFLDYPSKVAYVAAAMPGAYLGSAEQAYEQLLAHVLKTGPLWEDIRMKGGAYGAHASSDGMGGIFSLASYRDPQTIRTLEVYRQTLQAMAATPLDRTSLDLAKIGSISRELKPLSPGEKGIVGFKRSLYGISDRIRQHRRDLTLSAEPGDLQKAAERLAQALDTSGRRAILAGKELLQATESQVREGNPDLGGQFGTPVIRPLSR; this is encoded by the coding sequence ATGAGAATCACCTTGGAAAAAAAAGGAACATACATGCTTGAAGCAGGTCAGAACATACATGGTTTTACAATTACTCGGCTGGTGGATTTGCCGGAATACCGGAGCACCGGGGTCGTTGCCCGGCATGATGCCACGGGCTGTGAGGTTTTTCATACCGTAAACGATGATACGGAGAATCTTTTTGCCTTTTTGTTTAAGACGGTTCCCGAGAATTCCAACGGGGTTGCCCATATTTTAGAGCATACCGTGTTATGCGGTTCCCGGGATTTTCCGGTGAAGGATCCCTTTTTATTGATGATGAAGGGTAGTATGCAGACCTTCCTGAACGCCTTTACCTTTCCGGATAAAACGGTGTACCCCGCCAGCTCGACGGTTAAGCAGGATCTGTTCAACCTCATGGAGGTGTACGGTGATGCGGTGTTTTTTCCCCTCTTGAAGGAGCAGCTCTTTAATCAGGAGGGGCACCGGCTGCAGATTGATGAATCCGGACGGCTGGTACGGACCGGGATTGTGTATAACGAGATGAAGGGGAATTATTCCACCCACGATTCGGTGGCGGGGGAATGGTGTTACCGGGGGCTCTTCCCCGATACTCCCTACGCCTACGATTCCGGGGGGGATCCCAAGGAGATCCCGAACCTGACCTATGAGGATTTTCTGGCATTCCATGGAAAATACTACCATCCCTCCAATACCCTGGTGTACCTCTACGGGAATACCCCTACGGAGGAGTACCTGGAGTTCCTGGATCGGCGGTTTTTGTCCCGGTTCGAAGCCCAGGAACCGGTTGCTCCCCTGGTGTTGCAGCCCCGATGGACCCAGCCGCGCCGCCTGGCGGTGAGTTATCCAGCCGGGGAGGGGGATTCCCAGGACGATTCCTGTTCCATTACCCTCAACTGGCTGCTGTTTCCCGTGGAGGACAGCTTGAGACTCTTGAGCTGGGAGGTGTTGACCGAGGTGCTCATGGGCAGTGCTGCCAGTCCCCTCCAGAAGCTGGTAAGCCAGTCCAGCCTGGGGGATGATCTTTCTCCCACCAGCGGGTTTGAATCTGAGCTGCGGGAAACGGTGTTTTCAGTGGGGATTCAGGGTACCGGAGCCGACAAGGCCGAGCAGGTTGAGACCCTTTTCCTGGATGAATTACGGCGCATTGTCCGGGATGGACTCAATACCGATCTGGTGGAGGGAATTTTACGAAAATTTGAGTTCCGCAGCCGGGAAATCAAGGGGGGCGGTCCCTTCGGGTTACGGCTGCTGCGTAAGCTCTCCCGGGCCTGGCTTCATGGGGCCGAGGCTGAGCATAGTCTTCTCTTTGAGAGGCATATGACCGAGCTGCGTAACCTGATCGACGGGGGGACCCGCTACCTCGAAACCCTTATCCAGGAGGATCTGTTGGATAATCCCCATCGGACCACGGTGACAGTCTACCCCGATGCCCAGCAGAACGAGCGGGAAGCCCGGGAAGAAGCCGAGGATCTGGCTTCCCTAGAGGCCGGTCTCTCGGAAGCCGAGAAAGAGTCGTTCAGAGCTGCCGTTCAGAAGGCTCAGGTGGAGCTGGAGGCGTTTCAAAGCCAGGCTGATAGTCCCGAGGATATGGCGAAGATCCCCTTCTTATCGGTAACAGATATTCCCCGGGAGGTTGAATCAATTCCCGGTAAGCAGTCCGAACTGCGTCCTATTTTCGGCGGTCTCTCCTCGGAGTCTCAGGGGCAGCGGGGGGGCGCGGACGGGGCCCAGGCCAATGGCGGCGGGGCAACTGATGTTCCCCCTCAAGGGGGCGTGAATCCCCGGACCGTTCCAAGGCCGGGTGCCGGGATTCCTGACCAACCCGCCAAGCCCACCTCGCCGGCAGCACCCTCCAGACCCGCATCTCCGGCATCGCCCGCCCGGTCCGCTGAATCCCCCCGGTCCGCCGAACCCACCCGGTCCGCTGAATCCCCCCGGTCCGCTGAATCCCCCCGGTCCGCTGAATCCCCCCGGACCCAGGGAGGGGACGGCTTAACCCCCGGGGGGCCTGCAGCAGGGGGTTCCGGGGCCGCGCCGGCCAGGGTCTGGTACCACGATCTCTATACCAACGGGATTACCTATCTGGATATCGCCTTTGATCTCTCCCGACTCACCCCCCGGGAGCAGCTCTTGGTGCCCCTCTTCGCCGCCTTTGTGCCCTCGGCGGGGCTGCCCGGCATGGGGTATGAGGAGGTGAGCCGGCAGCTCGCCATGGTGAGCGGCGGGTTTTCCGCCTATCCCGAGGTTAATGCCGGCGTGGATCTCCTGGCCGGTGCCAAGGGTGACCGGAGCAGAGCAGGCTCCGCCCGGATACACAGCCACCTCTTTTTCCGGTTGAAGGCCCTGGATTCTACCGCGGCCCAGGCTCTGGGCTGGGTTCAATCCCTGGTAACCCAGGCTGATTTCACCGACCTTGATCACCTGGCCGAGGTGTTTTTTGAGATGCGCAACGATATGAAGTCTTCCATCCTGCCCGGGGGAAGCTCCTATGCGTCCCTGCGGGCGGAAGCGGGGCTGCATCCGGTGCAGGATACCGAGGAGCGGCTTCGGGGCCTCACCCAGTACCTCTTCCTGGAGGAGCTGGCAGAGCCGATCGCCGCCCAGCGCAGGGAACGGGAGGCCAGGGGGTCCACCCCCGAGGGCCAGCCAGCACTCTGGGAATTGGCCCAGGCGCTGTCAGCCCTTCGCCGGAAGATTATCTCCCCCCAGGGTGTGAAGCTGAACATAACCGCCCAGGCCGGGCAGGTCCGGGCCCTGGATGCGACCCTTGCCCGGTGGCTGGGGGAATTGCCTGCCCTGGTGGCCCGGGCATCGGGATACCCCGAAGGGGAATCGTCCCCGGGGAACCCCGCCGTTGGTCCTGCCTCGGTGACCGCTGCTGCAGAGGCCGCCCTCAAAGCCATGGAACTGCCCGAACCCCTTCAGCGCACCGAATTCTTGGACTATCCATCCAAGGTGGCCTACGTGGCGGCAGCCATGCCAGGGGCGTATTTGGGCAGCGCCGAACAGGCCTATGAGCAGCTCTTGGCCCATGTACTGAAGACCGGACCACTCTGGGAGGATATCCGCATGAAGGGAGGGGCGTACGGCGCCCATGCCAGCTCCGACGGGATGGGAGGCATCTTTAGTCTTGCCTCATACCGGGATCCCCAAACCATCCGGACCCTGGAGGTGTACCGTCAAACCCTTCAGGCCATGGCTGCAACACCCCTGGACCGGACAAGCCTGGATCTGGCGAAAATCGGCAGTATCTCCCGGGAACTCAAACCCCTGAGCCCGGGAGAAAAGGGAATCGTAGGGTTCAAACGCAGTCTCTACGGAATATCGGACCGAATCCGTCAACATCGCCGGGACCTGACCCTGTCCGCCGAGCCCGGGGATCTACAGAAGGCGGCGGAGCGTCTTGCCCAGGCCCTGGATACATCCGGCAGACGGGCCATTCTGGCCGGTAAGGAACTGCTTCAGGCGACTGAATCCCAGGTACGGGAGGGAAACCCGGACCTGGGAGGACAATTCGGTACTCCAGTAATCCGGCCCTTGAGCCGATAA
- a CDS encoding carbohydrate ABC transporter permease, which yields MSTKSRKKTVLVLLATALVLFMMFPYYYMLIQSLAPWEKVDQSLTPAGFSLDSFRFLMTNGGNQNPYMWLRALANSVIVTTTTSLLAVVTGMLVGYAIIKLRFAGHRFVFNVLLFQMFFPAIIMLVPIYLMMKPLANTYPGMILPTSVSLWAIFMFINYFKTLPEEVFEAARLDGASEFRILWIIGFPAARTVAVIVFLSIFMGRWSELMWDMLIAPNIKMQTLNVLITTQFKPMGNLPGPLYAASVILTLPIVALCLAFSRYFKEGLTFNLK from the coding sequence ATGTCAACAAAATCGAGAAAGAAAACGGTATTGGTTCTTCTGGCAACCGCTCTGGTGTTGTTCATGATGTTTCCTTACTACTATATGCTCATCCAATCCCTGGCACCCTGGGAGAAGGTGGATCAGAGCTTAACCCCCGCCGGGTTTTCTCTGGATAGTTTCCGGTTTCTCATGACGAACGGAGGAAATCAGAACCCCTACATGTGGCTCAGGGCTCTGGCAAACTCCGTTATTGTTACGACCACAACATCCTTATTAGCGGTGGTCACGGGGATGCTGGTGGGGTATGCCATTATAAAACTGCGTTTTGCCGGTCATAGGTTCGTATTCAATGTCCTGCTGTTTCAGATGTTTTTTCCCGCCATTATCATGTTGGTACCGATTTACTTGATGATGAAGCCCCTGGCCAATACGTATCCGGGAATGATCCTGCCCACCAGCGTGTCTCTCTGGGCAATATTTATGTTTATCAACTATTTCAAGACCCTGCCGGAGGAGGTGTTTGAGGCCGCCCGATTGGACGGTGCCTCGGAATTCAGGATCCTCTGGATTATTGGCTTCCCTGCCGCACGTACCGTGGCGGTGATTGTATTTTTGTCGATCTTTATGGGCCGGTGGTCGGAGCTGATGTGGGATATGCTCATAGCCCCGAATATTAAGATGCAGACCCTGAACGTATTAATAACCACCCAATTCAAACCCATGGGGAATCTGCCCGGACCGCTGTATGCAGCATCGGTAATCCTGACACTTCCCATTGTTGCCCTCTGTCTGGCCTTTTCCCGGTATTTCAAGGAAGGCCTTACCTTCAATCTGAAATAG
- a CDS encoding DUF1861 family protein, with protein sequence MSRGTLEFNSRDMYRSFMPPEVVEAVQLRFPDIIHRDVYNLTQPFLVDGSRYLAARVEPRENHDSRVYLFRPGTRADEWWIEPRWTPMVLEDPFCFSLRGTLHLGGVQTFPDSRGIIESWRTVVYDISAIDAPKLVFAGPKGMKDLRFLEYTAGSIGVFTRPQGDEAGRGSIGYLEVGGLEDLTDDGILAAPLISQPEADSWEGVNQPILLESGEVLLLGHVAWMEQGGIRHYHGAACRFNPRTQKKEPWNLICTREMLPPGPAKRPDLTDVLFPGGLGLTADKNLELYLGVSDAQAWRLVIPSLPGLFD encoded by the coding sequence ATGAGTCGAGGGACCTTGGAATTCAACAGCCGGGATATGTATCGAAGCTTCATGCCCCCGGAGGTGGTAGAGGCGGTGCAGCTCAGGTTTCCCGATATTATCCATCGGGATGTTTACAATCTTACCCAACCCTTTCTGGTCGATGGATCTAGGTACCTTGCTGCACGGGTGGAACCCAGAGAAAACCATGATTCTCGGGTCTACCTGTTCCGGCCGGGTACCCGGGCTGATGAGTGGTGGATAGAACCACGATGGACACCCATGGTATTGGAGGATCCCTTCTGCTTCTCCCTTAGGGGAACCCTGCATCTTGGAGGGGTTCAGACCTTTCCCGATTCCCGGGGGATCATAGAATCCTGGCGGACGGTGGTGTACGATATCAGCGCTATTGATGCGCCGAAACTGGTCTTTGCCGGACCGAAGGGCATGAAGGATCTTCGGTTTCTTGAATACACAGCGGGTTCCATCGGGGTCTTTACCCGGCCCCAGGGCGACGAGGCGGGCCGGGGAAGCATTGGCTATCTGGAGGTCGGCGGCTTAGAGGACCTGACGGATGATGGGATTCTCGCAGCCCCCTTGATCTCTCAGCCCGAAGCGGACTCCTGGGAGGGGGTAAATCAGCCCATCCTACTGGAAAGCGGGGAGGTGCTGCTCCTCGGACATGTTGCCTGGATGGAGCAGGGCGGTATCCGCCACTACCACGGAGCAGCCTGTCGGTTCAATCCCCGGACCCAGAAAAAAGAGCCCTGGAACCTGATCTGTACCCGGGAAATGCTGCCTCCGGGCCCGGCCAAACGCCCCGATCTGACCGACGTGCTCTTCCCCGGGGGGCTGGGACTTACCGCCGACAAGAACCTGGAACTGTACCTGGGGGTATCAGATGCCCAGGCTTGGCGGTTGGTGATTCCTTCCTTGCCCGGGCTTTTTGATTGA
- a CDS encoding aminotransferase-like domain-containing protein, with the protein MKSDVTQTRRLPKYRQAAEYIENLINKGSLKPGDAIPSLRTLASTLGIGLNTVRDAYWDLERRGIIITLPQSGHYVRSREKALKPSTTAISHPTEVSLCRIYDQHVNRVKSGASAALSIVQLDSQLWPSWKSMVRWAGQLPGISEQRLLEYAMAPGLPVLQKALARQFSLWGLAVEPETILITGGCNEAISLTLGLLCKPGDVVVVESPLYFAFLSLLKHLDVQIIEIPNHPETGLNLDILEFVLSRQPVRAVLCSPNFSNPLGCLMPEDHKLRLIKLARQYNTLIVEDDIYGDLPHRGSRPKPLKAFDLEDRVIYCSSCSKTIAPGLRVGWIINKAYFDALAARKTMMNLASSTPSQAMLAGFLESRSYDRYLRRIRRIISGNCNAIRQVILREFPQGTAVSSPQGGLALWAELPREVDCGYLYDRAIREDILLAPGMLFTVNAGLSSCLRINIGVWNPRVEAVLIRVGALAREIAATTTGAH; encoded by the coding sequence ATGAAATCAGATGTAACCCAGACCCGCAGACTCCCCAAGTACCGCCAGGCGGCTGAATATATTGAGAACCTTATAAATAAAGGCAGCTTAAAACCCGGGGATGCCATACCATCCCTCCGGACCCTGGCATCCACCCTGGGAATTGGCCTGAATACCGTACGCGATGCCTATTGGGACCTGGAACGCCGGGGGATCATCATAACCCTTCCCCAGTCGGGGCATTACGTCCGCAGCCGCGAAAAGGCCCTAAAACCATCCACCACCGCCATTTCCCATCCGACGGAGGTCAGCCTCTGCCGGATATACGACCAACATGTAAACCGGGTGAAGTCCGGAGCCTCCGCCGCCCTTTCCATTGTCCAACTCGACTCCCAGCTTTGGCCGAGCTGGAAATCCATGGTGCGCTGGGCGGGTCAGCTCCCGGGCATATCGGAACAGCGGCTGCTCGAATACGCTATGGCCCCGGGATTACCGGTTCTTCAAAAGGCTCTGGCCCGACAGTTCTCCCTCTGGGGGCTTGCTGTGGAGCCGGAAACCATCCTAATAACCGGAGGCTGCAACGAGGCTATTTCCCTGACCCTCGGGTTGCTCTGCAAACCCGGGGATGTAGTGGTGGTGGAAAGCCCCCTCTACTTCGCCTTCCTAAGCCTGTTGAAACACCTGGATGTTCAGATCATCGAGATTCCCAACCATCCCGAAACCGGGTTAAACCTGGACATCCTGGAGTTTGTGTTATCCCGCCAGCCCGTCAGGGCAGTCCTCTGCAGTCCGAACTTCTCCAATCCCCTGGGATGTCTGATGCCCGAGGATCATAAACTGCGGCTCATCAAACTTGCCAGACAGTACAATACCCTGATCGTTGAGGATGATATTTACGGCGATTTACCCCACCGGGGCTCCCGCCCCAAACCCCTCAAGGCATTTGATCTGGAAGACCGGGTCATCTACTGTTCCAGCTGTTCTAAAACCATCGCCCCGGGGCTCCGGGTAGGCTGGATAATTAATAAAGCCTACTTTGATGCCCTGGCCGCCAGAAAAACCATGATGAATCTGGCCAGTTCCACCCCCAGCCAGGCCATGCTCGCCGGGTTTTTAGAAAGCCGGAGCTACGACCGCTACCTACGTCGCATCCGGAGAATTATCAGCGGAAACTGTAATGCAATCCGTCAGGTTATTCTCCGGGAATTCCCCCAAGGAACGGCCGTCTCAAGCCCCCAAGGTGGCCTGGCCCTATGGGCCGAGCTTCCCCGGGAGGTTGACTGCGGATACCTCTACGACCGGGCGATACGGGAGGATATTCTCCTTGCCCCGGGCATGCTCTTTACCGTCAACGCCGGCCTCTCATCCTGCCTACGAATAAACATTGGAGTCTGGAATCCCCGGGTCGAAGCCGTGCTTATTCGGGTCGGCGCCCTGGCTCGAGAGATTGCCGCTACAACAACAGGAGCCCATTGA
- a CDS encoding peroxiredoxin family protein, with the protein MNTHSHPQNQNWHRFGLPLMVLLLMVFIPRLVPAQGPSEPPESGKELVQAQTGSQGAQVRSFTDLPSAQSLARTRRVVLFFYASWCPTCRAAKQDIAARLDTMPDDLTLLYVDYDSSDALKQEYRVTYQHTFVQIDPQGKALAAWNGGGSDRILAQLR; encoded by the coding sequence ATGAATACCCATTCCCATCCACAGAACCAAAATTGGCACCGATTCGGCCTGCCCTTGATGGTGCTGCTGTTGATGGTTTTCATACCCCGTCTTGTCCCAGCCCAGGGGCCTTCCGAACCCCCGGAGTCCGGGAAGGAGCTTGTCCAAGCCCAAACCGGATCCCAGGGGGCCCAGGTACGCAGCTTTACGGATCTGCCGTCAGCCCAAAGTCTTGCCCGCACTCGGCGGGTGGTCCTCTTTTTTTATGCATCCTGGTGTCCTACCTGCCGAGCCGCGAAGCAGGACATCGCCGCCCGCCTGGATACCATGCCCGATGATCTCACCCTTCTGTATGTCGATTACGATTCCTCCGACGCCTTGAAACAGGAATACAGGGTCACATACCAGCACACCTTCGTGCAGATTGATCCCCAGGGAAAGGCCCTGGCTGCCTGGAACGGCGGCGGATCCGACCGGATTCTTGCCCAGCTTCGGTAG
- a CDS encoding alpha-amylase family glycosyl hydrolase translates to MWWKDAVFYEIYVPAFRDSTGRGIGDLRGITQEIPYLADLGVDALWLTPVYASPMDDNGYDISDYYGVNPLFGTMEDMTELIGEAQSRGIRVVLDMVLNHTSLEHPWFQQSCSADPGEAADWYIWSREPGNNWESFFGGSAWQWNEARKAYFYHSFSPSMADLNWENPQVREMMYAVLRFWLDLGVDGFRLDVINHLKAGNPWQRNNPVSASGEQIHRYDCDAPGIPKILREIRDLCEDYGDILLLGEVGSEQPEVLARYQRDTALDLVFGFHTGSIKTLSPQRLSAALEESCRCFSAPWEQTTSHFTTHDMGRLASRMRPAGGVMLRGLLSALVFGPGIPLLYQGDELGLEDYRPKTISQIFDVQALGHFHHGINQGQPEEQAFARALEKCRDGSRMLLYGSHPPGTGQESVRTLVPPGDGTVESLRKEQQEDPSSVYTWVASLLQLRRMAVETSSDAPDGFEIRTGESHVWIFTRTIHGTKITTAVNAGDRAVELGTPMAGDVVLNYRFLGDARELPDGGVSKARGVHQGLDILEGQSVAVLIASRDTLSEGTGSRPLIT, encoded by the coding sequence ATGTGGTGGAAGGATGCAGTGTTCTATGAGATCTACGTTCCGGCTTTCAGGGATTCTACCGGAAGGGGGATAGGCGATCTTCGGGGTATAACCCAAGAGATTCCCTATCTTGCCGACCTGGGGGTTGATGCCCTCTGGCTCACTCCGGTGTATGCCTCTCCCATGGATGATAACGGCTACGATATTTCCGATTACTACGGGGTGAATCCCCTCTTTGGAACCATGGAAGATATGACCGAGCTTATCGGAGAGGCTCAATCCAGGGGTATACGCGTCGTACTAGACATGGTGTTAAACCATACCTCCCTAGAACACCCCTGGTTTCAACAGTCCTGTAGCGCCGATCCCGGGGAGGCCGCGGATTGGTATATCTGGAGCAGGGAACCGGGAAATAATTGGGAATCCTTTTTCGGCGGCTCGGCGTGGCAATGGAACGAGGCCAGGAAGGCGTATTTTTACCATTCCTTCTCCCCGTCCATGGCCGATCTCAATTGGGAGAATCCCCAGGTACGGGAGATGATGTACGCAGTACTGCGGTTCTGGCTGGACCTGGGAGTGGACGGATTTCGCCTGGATGTCATCAACCACCTGAAGGCCGGCAATCCCTGGCAGCGGAATAACCCGGTTTCTGCCTCGGGGGAACAGATCCACCGGTACGACTGCGACGCCCCGGGAATACCGAAAATTCTCCGGGAGATCCGGGATCTTTGTGAGGATTACGGCGATATCCTGCTCCTGGGAGAGGTGGGATCCGAGCAGCCCGAGGTCCTCGCACGCTACCAGAGGGACACGGCCCTGGATCTCGTGTTCGGGTTTCACACCGGAAGCATCAAAACGCTGTCCCCTCAACGGCTCTCGGCAGCCCTGGAGGAATCCTGCCGCTGCTTCTCCGCGCCCTGGGAACAAACCACCTCCCATTTTACCACCCACGATATGGGACGGCTCGCATCCCGGATGCGTCCTGCCGGAGGGGTGATGCTGCGCGGACTCTTGAGTGCCCTGGTCTTCGGTCCCGGGATTCCCCTTTTGTACCAGGGGGATGAACTCGGTTTGGAGGATTACCGGCCCAAAACCATATCCCAGATCTTTGACGTGCAAGCCCTGGGCCACTTCCACCATGGGATCAACCAGGGACAGCCGGAGGAACAGGCCTTTGCCCGAGCTCTGGAAAAATGCCGGGACGGATCCCGGATGCTGTTGTACGGCAGCCATCCCCCGGGCACCGGGCAGGAGTCCGTACGCACCCTTGTTCCCCCGGGAGATGGGACGGTGGAATCCCTCCGAAAGGAACAGCAGGAGGACCCGAGTAGCGTCTACACCTGGGTTGCTTCTTTGCTTCAGCTCAGAAGGATGGCCGTGGAAACCAGCTCCGATGCCCCGGATGGCTTCGAGATCCGTACAGGCGAATCCCATGTCTGGATTTTTACCCGGACCATCCACGGGACCAAAATCACTACGGCGGTAAACGCCGGGGATAGGGCTGTTGAGCTGGGCACACCGATGGCGGGGGACGTTGTCCTGAACTACCGCTTCTTGGGGGACGCCCGGGAGCTTCCGGACGGCGGGGTATCGAAAGCCCGGGGTGTGCACCAGGGGCTGGACATCCTTGAGGGACAGTCGGTAGCAGTGTTGATTGCGAGCCGGGACACCCTCTCGGAGGGGACCGGTAGCCGCCCCCTGATTACCTAG
- a CDS encoding glycoside hydrolase family 130 protein, which produces MQSFSRFSENPLLVPGQVVPSQPDMKVEGIFNCGAVQVEGSIVLLCRVAESVSAEQGEVSVPVLSGTASKPGIDTKRFDQKTGHLDFSDSRTISNRATGKVEHLTSLSHFRLARSTDGRSFTLDEKPWIFPQGVSEQWGIEDPRITRIDDRFYISYSSISPDGITVSLISTQDFIGFERHGVILPPSNKDAALFPRKINGRYWMLHRPITGAIGNLNIWAASSENLLDWGNHTLIYRAGESGPWELDRVGVGPPPVWTPRGWLVMYHAADVQSRYVAGLLLLDEENPARVIARGRAPYFVPQGEAEQSGFFSNVVFPCGLVEQEQGLLVYYGAADDKVCGGFASWDSIWEVLT; this is translated from the coding sequence ATGCAATCATTTTCACGCTTTTCAGAAAACCCCCTGCTCGTGCCCGGGCAGGTCGTACCCTCCCAGCCGGATATGAAGGTGGAGGGGATATTCAACTGCGGGGCAGTACAGGTTGAGGGCAGCATCGTGCTGCTTTGCAGGGTGGCGGAATCGGTATCGGCGGAACAGGGCGAGGTCTCTGTTCCCGTGCTTTCCGGGACGGCCTCCAAGCCGGGGATTGATACCAAGCGCTTCGATCAGAAAACCGGGCATCTTGATTTCTCTGACTCCCGGACCATTAGCAACCGTGCCACGGGGAAGGTCGAGCACCTGACCAGCTTGAGTCATTTTCGCCTTGCCCGGAGCACCGACGGCCGGTCTTTCACCCTGGATGAAAAGCCCTGGATATTTCCTCAGGGCGTTTCAGAGCAATGGGGCATTGAGGATCCCCGGATTACCCGGATCGACGACCGATTTTACATCAGTTATTCCTCCATCAGCCCCGACGGGATAACGGTTTCCCTGATTTCTACCCAGGATTTTATTGGGTTTGAGCGTCATGGGGTGATTTTACCGCCTTCCAACAAGGACGCGGCGTTGTTTCCCCGGAAAATCAACGGGCGGTACTGGATGCTTCACCGCCCGATAACCGGGGCCATCGGGAACCTGAACATCTGGGCTGCCAGTTCGGAGAATCTCCTGGACTGGGGGAACCATACCCTGATCTATCGGGCCGGGGAAAGCGGTCCGTGGGAACTCGACCGGGTGGGGGTTGGGCCGCCGCCGGTCTGGACGCCCCGAGGCTGGCTGGTAATGTACCACGCGGCTGATGTTCAGAGCCGGTATGTGGCAGGACTGCTGCTCCTGGATGAAGAGAATCCCGCCAGGGTCATTGCCCGGGGAAGGGCACCCTATTTCGTTCCCCAGGGGGAGGCGGAGCAGTCGGGTTTCTTCTCGAATGTCGTCTTTCCCTGCGGGCTGGTGGAGCAGGAACAGGGGCTTCTGGTGTATTACGGGGCCGCGGATGATAAGGTCTGCGGCGGATTCGCATCCTGGGATTCCATCTGGGAGGTGCTGACATGA